A single Kryptolebias marmoratus isolate JLee-2015 linkage group LG16, ASM164957v2, whole genome shotgun sequence DNA region contains:
- the LOC108241980 gene encoding uncharacterized protein LOC108241980 isoform X8 yields the protein MKAPIAAPEPELKTEPETEQAPDQHSVSSTETQPAPEEPKEESEMKKEEPEVVEEEKKEDTNEKEEEKPAEQDEATTAEEKATEQAKKEKPVKEKRTEKKAEEAKGAKRQRNMQCKVTLLDDALFECELDKHAKGQELFSKVCNHINLLEKDYFGLAHWETPTNKTWLDPTKEIRKQVPGAVYEFTFSVKFYPPDPAQLTEDLTRYFMCLQLRKDIMQGVLPCSFVTLSLLGSYTVQSELGEYDPEVHGPDYVKDLSLAPGQSKELEEKVMELHRTYRSMSPAQADILFLENAKKLAMYGVDLHQAKDLDSVDIMLGVCSSGLMVYKDKLRINRFPWPKVLKISYKRSSFFIKIRPSEQEQYESTIGFKLPNYKASKKLWKVCVEHHTFFRVQSVEPPSSRRFLVLGSKFRYSGRTQAQTRQASSMIDRPAPRFTRSASKRLSRNLDGAGDDTLQFLEQLSAPIRCETDDWLLMMTPDKSQPSPGLPAKGESEQTFTQSWEEGESSRSVTVTWQGTETQSVSGPGQSVKPSLVRSPSLARLLQPAVTQQDDWFQYLDRFFSFPERAEKPPFSTEGQSQLDVQTQVKSVTKREMSTKKVVEWLQESVTLADSLQEAEVLEGKLREVRDLEERLQDIDEKAERVQKIIEYELGQEEVDRLRAEEALELELEQQRIQGGTKVVVKRSVRRMETEEGEVDALEDQIKQVFFKGLLPEEEEGFEMIEMNQLDDSSRDKLRQMEKEWQEEVREKFASPDAAGATSVVAYQKTVRTADKRVIIVGERGQAGAQVEDEDSWFRLFDSPFAAFKPSVDSEESSSTHVGKPELIVEDRPKREEELIKRVDDWFVLLDVPPGKTYYIPPVTLKERTQVDAGRFVSVVGVEQEENVLVEERKVTRRSLEQQSVAERVDDWFELSDVPPRETTDVSAVSAPLLRKVYPDVPAEAERAGQKLRQTAFDQIRPRLFQPLPEKDDDWFVVFDAGREKAVISPAGRKLTSVRSPFLVYGGCASVTQRLSHFICTPAEIIQDVKRRIEREVTTTETRAHKETIIDVGGRQDAACFSEIRLSQIETLVSREGEDDWFELLDFAREKPAATPPAAVVQRAVRVAAQAEPKPKVVTEDVRPRVTFVNPPLSRKVDDDWFELLDGAAEVSAAAEERIRFGPEVRAAERLAVTEQRVQKRITIVEETWQKKEAVQTPPALTAEEDDWFVLLDRAPEKSVAAPERMRLPAEVRLPTAGARTRTDISERKPKFERRILEERLPRVSDDWFVLLDGDLKESVVSSQRGARPVSAPVFSHAALAEAGIPMSPLDQPQTSTPIKTSCQEDRKLEVTVEAAEPSKIEGVSEVKSVVWREQREVQSSLISTINGDIQHESEFEKTGLEGVLMRQKRAKKYEGDTIYIRHSLLMLEDFDKPQEELLRHHASISELKRNFMESVPESRPSEWDKRLSTHSPFRTLGINGQPLPSADGSVCVSSFCKPSETNASHEEPISTLGFSDPPSPTASHGSEPDSTEALRLPVDEEEEWCNHEEVVVFEPLSVPVVEVEMAQLAPPSFEASWTALDEVLEEEGPRPGASECSGRMPGSSPASYFWSDGPQVIRCFQPPLVQTQTVTITAVSNSLSSDISTTEVPIVPTKTVTYESSKVTDEGTDEDKDSATFSSSQTISSETTSGGATVTTTTTQISKVVKSGSTETRVEKRIVISTDADEDEEKHGGASAL from the exons ATGAAGGCACCGATTGCAGCTCCGGAGCCTGAGCTAAAAACTGAGCCGGAGACTGAACAGGCTCCGGATCAGCACTCAGTCAGCAGCACGGAGACGCAG CCAGCTCCAGAGGAGCCGAAGGAAGAATCTGAGATGAAGAAAGAGGAGCCCGAAGTagtggaggaagagaaaaaggagGACACCAAcgaaaaagaggaggagaagccaGCGGAACAGGACGAGGCGACCACAGCAGAGGAAAAAGCCACGGAGCAGGCTAAGAAGGAGAAGCCCGTGAAAGAAAAGAGGACTGAGAAGAAGGCGGAGGAGGCTAAGGGCGCCAAACGTCAGAGAAACATGCAGTGCAAAGTCACCCTACTGGACGACGCTCTGTTTGAGTGCGAACTTGAT AAACATGCTAAAGGCCAGGAGCTTTTTTCGAAAGTGTGCAATCATATCAACCTGCTGGAGAAAGACTACTTTGGCCTCGCTCACTGGGAAACCCCAACCAACAAG ACATGGTTGGATCCCACTAAAGAGATCCGGAAACAGGTTCCCGGCGCTGTTTACGAGTTTACATTCAGCGTGAAGTTCTACCCTCCTGATCCAGCCCAGCTCACTGAAGACCTCACCAG GTACTTCATGTGCCTCCAGCTCAGGAAGGACATTATGCAAGGTGTCCTTCCCTGTTCCTTTGTCACCTTGTCCCTGCTGGGTTCCTACACGGTCCAGTCAGAGCTGGGGGAATATGACCCAGAGGTTCATGGACCGGACTACGTTAAAGACCTGAGCCTGGCCCCGGGACAGAGCAAAGAGCTGGAAGAAAAAGTGATGGAGCTGCACCGCACTTACAG GTCAATGAGTCCGGCTCAAGCAGACATATTGTTTCTGGAAAATGCGAAGAAACTTGCGATGTACGGCGTAGACCTGCATCAGGCCAAG GATCTTGACAGTGTCGACATCATGCTGGGGGTTTGCTCGAGCGGTCTGATGGTTTACAAGGACAAGCTGAGGATCAACCGTTTCCCTTGGCCCAAAGTGCTCAAAATCTCTTACAAACGGAGCAGCTTTTTCATCAAAATCAGGCCGTCAGAG caGGAGCAATATGAGAGCACCATCGGCTTCAAACTGCCCAACTACAAAGCCTCGAAGAAGCTGTGGAAAGTTTGTGTCGAGCATCATACTTTCTTCAG GGTTCAGTCAGTGGAGCCTCCGTCGTCCCGTCGCTTCCTAGTATTGGGCTCAAAGTTCCGATACAGCGGTCGGACTCAAGCCCAGACCCGACAGGCGAGCTCCATGATCGACCGCCCAGCGCCTCGCTTCACGCGCTCTGCCAGCAAGAGGCTGTCCCGTAACCTGGATGGAG CTGGAGACGACACTCTCCAGTTTCTGGAACAGCTCTCAGCACCCATCAGGTGTGAGACTGATGATTGGTTATTAATGATGACGCCTGATAAATCTCAGCCCTCCCCTGGACTCCCAG CCAAAGGGGAGTCGGAGCAGACTTTCACTCAGTCCTGGGAAGAAGGAGAGTCCTCTCGCTCAGTCACAGTAACCTGGCAGGGCACTGAGACCCAGTCAGTCAGTGGGCCGGGTCAGTCAG TCAAACCCAGCTTGGTAAGATCCCCCTCTTTGGCTCGGCTGTTGCAACCCGCAGTGACGCAGCAAGATGATTGGTTCCAGTACTTGGACCGGTTCTTCAGCTTCCCTGAGCGCGCTGAAAAGCCTCCAT TCTCCACCGAAGGCCAATCCCAGCTCGATGTGCAGACGCAGGTTAAATCTGTGACCAAACGGGAAATGTCCACTAAGAAAGTTGTTGAGTGGCTGCAGGAATCAGTGACCTTGGCAGACTCTCTGCAAGAGGCTGAGGTGTTGGAAGGGAAGCTGAGGGAAGTGAGGGACTTGGAGGAAAGGCTGCAGGACATAGATGAGAAGGCAGAGCGAGTTCAGAAGATAATAGAGTATGAACTGGGTCAGGAAGAGGTCGACAGGTTGAGAGCTGAAGAGGCtttggagctggagctggagcagcagcGAATCCAAGGTGGAACAAAGGTAGTAGTGAAGAGATCCGTGAGGAGGATGGAGACTGAAGAGGGTGAGGTGGACGCACTGGAAGACCAGATAAAGCAGGTGTTTTTCAAAGGTCTGCTGcctgaagaggaagaaggaTTTGAGATGATTGAAATGAATCAGTTAGATGACAGCTCGAGAGACAAACTACGGCAGATGGAGAAGGAGTGGCAGGAGGAAGTGCGGGAGAAATTTGCCTCTCCAGACGCTGCAGGTGCCACTTCTGTAGTAGCATATCAGAAGACGGTGCGCACGGCTGATAAGCGGGTGATTATTGTAGGGGAGCGAGGTCAGGCTGGAGCTCAGGTGGAAGATGAGGACAGTTGGTTCAGGCTCTTCGATTCTCCTTTTGCAGCGTTCAAACCGTCAG TTGATTCTGAAGAGAGCAGCTCAACACATGTGGGGAAACCCGAGCTTATAGTGGAGGATCGGCCAAAACGAGAAGAAGAACTCATAAAAAGGGTGGAtgactggtttgttttgttggacGTTCCTCCTGGAAAAACGTATTACATACCACCAG TTACGTTGAAGGAAAGAACCCAGGTGGATGCTGGACGTTTTGTCTCTGTGGTTGGAGTTGAGCAGGAGGAAAACGTTCTAGTTGAAGAGAGGAAAGTAACACGAAGAAGTCTGGAACAGCAGTCAGTGGCAGAGAGAGTTGATGACTGGTTTGAGTTGTCGGACGTTCCTCCTCGAGAAACAACAGACGTTTCAGCAG tttctgcacCGCTGCTAAGAAAAGTCTATCCAGATGTTCCAGCTGAGGCAGAAAGAGCAGGCCAGAAGTTGCGTCAGACTGCTTTTGACCAGATTAGGCCTCGGCTTTTCCAGCCACTGCCAGAGAAAGATGACGactggtttgttgtgtttgatgctGGCCGTGAAAAGGCCGTTATCTCCCCAGCAGGTAGAAAACTGACTTCTGTTCGCAGCCCATTTCTTGTTTACGGCGGATGTGCCAGTGTCACTCAGCGTCTTTCGCACTTCATTTGTACCCCAGCTGAGATTATTCAGGATGTGAAGAGGAGGATTGAGCGCGAGGTGACAACCACGGAGACTAGAGCGCACAAGGAGACGATAATTGATGTTGGCGGCAGGCAAGACGCggcttgtttttctgaaattagACTGAGCCAGATTGAGACGCTGGTAAGCAGGGAAGGAGAAGACGATTGGTTTGAGCTGCTGGACTTCGCACGAGAAAAACCCGCAGCCACGCCACCAG ctgctgtggttcagCGCGCTGTTCGCGTAGCAGCACAGGCTGAACCAAAACCAAAGGTTGTCACGGAAGACGTGAGACCACGAGTGACGTTTGTTAACCCACCGCTGTCCAGAAAAGTGGATGATGATTGGTTTGAGCTGCTGGATGGTGCAGCTGAAGTATCAG CGGCTGCGGAGGAACGTATTCGCTTTGGTCCCGAAgtgagagcagctgaaaggctgGCGGTCACAGAGCAGAGAGTACAGAAGAGAATTACTATAGTGGAAGAAACGTGGCAGAAGAAGGAAGCGGTGCAGACACCTCCGGCGCTGACAGCAGAGGAAGATGATTGGTTTGTTCTTCTGGATCGGGCCCCTGAGAAGTCAG TCGCTGCCCCTGAACGCATGCGGCTCCCAGCAGAGGTCAGACTTCCAACTGCTGGGGCCAGAACAAGGACGGACATTTCTGAAAGGAAACCAAAGTTTGAGAGGCGGATCCTGGAGGAAAGGCTCCCACGTGTCAGTGATGATTGGTTTGTTCTGCTTGATGGTGACCTCAAAGAGtcag TTGTGAGCTCGCAGAGGGGCGCGCGTCCGGTAAGCGCTCCGGTCTTCTCCCACGCTGCTCTGGCAGAGGCAGGAATCCCCATGTCCCCCCTGGACCAGCCTCAGACCTCCACTCCTATTAAAACCAGCTGccaggaggacaggaagctggAGGTCACCGTGGAAGCTGCGGAGCCGTCAAAAATTGAGGGCGTATCCGAGGTCAAG TCAGTAGTGTGGAGGGAGCAGAGAGAAGTACAATCTTCACTCATCTCCACCATCAATGGTGACATTCAG CACGAGTCTGAGTTTGAGAAGACGGGCTTGGAGGGCGTGCTAATGCGACAG AAAAGAGCTAAGAAATATGAGGGTGACACAATTTATATCAGACATAGTCTGTTAATGCTGGAG GACTTCGATAAgcctcaggaggagctgctcAGGCACCACGCCAGCATCAGCGAGCTGAAGAGGAACTTCATGGAGTCCGTCCCCGAGTCGAGGCCGAGCGAGTGGGACAAGCGTCTGTCCACTCACTCTCCGTTCCGCACGCTGGGCATCAACGGTCAACCTCTACCCAGTGCAGACGGG agCGTGTGCGTTAGTTCCTTTTGCAAACCTTCAGAGACAAACGCTTCTCACGAGGAACCCATCAGTACTCTGGGCTTTTCAGACCCGCCGAGCCCCACTGCGAGCCACGGGAGTGAGCCTGATAGCACCGAAGCTCTCCGCCTTCCcgttgatgaggaggaggagtggtGCAATCATGAGGAGGTTGTAGTTTTCGAGCCGCTCTCGGTGCCAGTCGTAGAGGTGGAAATGGCCCAACTGGCTCCTCCTTCCTTCGAGGCCTCCTGGACAGCTTTAGACGAGGTCCTGGAGGAGGAAGGGCCGCGCCCCGGAGCGTCGGAGTGCTCCGGGAGAATGCCCGGATCTTCCCCGGCTTCCTATTTCTGGAGCGACGGTCCGCAGGTCATACGCTGCTTCCAG CCCCCTTTGGTGCAGACCCAGACTGTTACCATCACGGCTGTTTCCAACTCCCTGTCCAGTGACATCTCCACCACAGAGGTCCCCATCGTCCCGACCAAGACCGTCACCTATGAGTCTTCAAAG gtGACAGATGAAGGAACAGACGAGGACAAAGACAGCGCAACGTTTTCCAGTTCTCAGACCATTTCCTCAGAGACGACCAGCGGCGGCGCCACcgtcaccaccaccaccactcaGATCTCCAAG GTAGTGAAAAGTGGATCCACAGAGACCCGTGTGGAGAAGAGGATCGTCATATCCACCGATGCCGACGAAGATGAG GAGAAGCACGGCGGAGCGTCGGCGCTGTAA
- the LOC108241980 gene encoding uncharacterized protein LOC108241980 isoform X1: MKAPIAAPEPELKTEPETEQAPDQHSVSSTETQPAPEEPKEESEMKKEEPEVVEEEKKEDTNEKEEEKPAEQDEATTAEEKATEQAKKEKPVKEKRTEKKAEEAKGAKRQRNMQCKVTLLDDALFECELDKHAKGQELFSKVCNHINLLEKDYFGLAHWETPTNKTWLDPTKEIRKQVPGAVYEFTFSVKFYPPDPAQLTEDLTRYFMCLQLRKDIMQGVLPCSFVTLSLLGSYTVQSELGEYDPEVHGPDYVKDLSLAPGQSKELEEKVMELHRTYRSMSPAQADILFLENAKKLAMYGVDLHQAKDLDSVDIMLGVCSSGLMVYKDKLRINRFPWPKVLKISYKRSSFFIKIRPSEQEQYESTIGFKLPNYKASKKLWKVCVEHHTFFRVQSVEPPSSRRFLVLGSKFRYSGRTQAQTRQASSMIDRPAPRFTRSASKRLSRNLDGAGDDTLQFLEQLSAPIRCETDDWLLMMTPDKSQPSPGLPAKGESEQTFTQSWEEGESSRSVTVTWQGTETQSVSGPGQSVKPSLVRSPSLARLLQPAVTQQDDWFQYLDRFFSFPERAEKPPFSTEGQSQLDVQTQVKSVTKREMSTKKVVEWLQESVTLADSLQEAEVLEGKLREVRDLEERLQDIDEKAERVQKIIEYELGQEEVDRLRAEEALELELEQQRIQGGTKVVVKRSVRRMETEEGEVDALEDQIKQVFFKGLLPEEEEGFEMIEMNQLDDSSRDKLRQMEKEWQEEVREKFASPDAAGATSVVAYQKTVRTADKRVIIVGERGQAGAQVEDEDSWFRLFDSPFAAFKPSVDSEESSSTHVGKPELIVEDRPKREEELIKRVDDWFVLLDVPPGKTYYIPPVTLKERTQVDAGRFVSVVGVEQEENVLVEERKVTRRSLEQQSVAERVDDWFELSDVPPRETTDVSAVAEVSVAEGVSLVEEKAFDQREKRVVFVEEFGKELMARETKDDRLALLPVKESSLVSQVSMTGDVQAYREESRTIVSESVESSRKDVVTEIVMQAEDKKLPEQRILERIHGRDDGDWFLLFDVVSKEESYVPPVSAPLLRKVYPDVPAEAERAGQKLRQTAFDQIRPRLFQPLPEKDDDWFVVFDAGREKAVISPAGRKLTSVRSPFLVYGGCASVTQRLSHFICTPAEIIQDVKRRIEREVTTTETRAHKETIIDVGGRQDAACFSEIRLSQIETLVSREGEDDWFELLDFAREKPAATPPAAVVQRAVRVAAQAEPKPKVVTEDVRPRVTFVNPPLSRKVDDDWFELLDGAAEVSAAAEERIRFGPEVRAAERLAVTEQRVQKRITIVEETWQKKEAVQTPPALTAEEDDWFVLLDRAPEKSVAAPERMRLPAEVRLPTAGARTRTDISERKPKFERRILEERLPRVSDDWFVLLDGDLKESVVSSQRGARPVSAPVFSHAALAEAGIPMSPLDQPQTSTPIKTSCQEDRKLEVTVEAAEPSKIEGVSEVKSVVWREQREVQSSLISTINGDIQHESEFEKTGLEGVLMRQKRAKKYEGDTIYIRHSLLMLEDFDKPQEELLRHHASISELKRNFMESVPESRPSEWDKRLSTHSPFRTLGINGQPLPSADGSVCVSSFCKPSETNASHEEPISTLGFSDPPSPTASHGSEPDSTEALRLPVDEEEEWCNHEEVVVFEPLSVPVVEVEMAQLAPPSFEASWTALDEVLEEEGPRPGASECSGRMPGSSPASYFWSDGPQVIRCFQPPLVQTQTVTITAVSNSLSSDISTTEVPIVPTKTVTYESSKVTDEGTDEDKDSATFSSSQTISSETTSGGATVTTTTTQISKVVKSGSTETRVEKRIVISTDADEDEEKHGGASAL; this comes from the exons ATGAAGGCACCGATTGCAGCTCCGGAGCCTGAGCTAAAAACTGAGCCGGAGACTGAACAGGCTCCGGATCAGCACTCAGTCAGCAGCACGGAGACGCAG CCAGCTCCAGAGGAGCCGAAGGAAGAATCTGAGATGAAGAAAGAGGAGCCCGAAGTagtggaggaagagaaaaaggagGACACCAAcgaaaaagaggaggagaagccaGCGGAACAGGACGAGGCGACCACAGCAGAGGAAAAAGCCACGGAGCAGGCTAAGAAGGAGAAGCCCGTGAAAGAAAAGAGGACTGAGAAGAAGGCGGAGGAGGCTAAGGGCGCCAAACGTCAGAGAAACATGCAGTGCAAAGTCACCCTACTGGACGACGCTCTGTTTGAGTGCGAACTTGAT AAACATGCTAAAGGCCAGGAGCTTTTTTCGAAAGTGTGCAATCATATCAACCTGCTGGAGAAAGACTACTTTGGCCTCGCTCACTGGGAAACCCCAACCAACAAG ACATGGTTGGATCCCACTAAAGAGATCCGGAAACAGGTTCCCGGCGCTGTTTACGAGTTTACATTCAGCGTGAAGTTCTACCCTCCTGATCCAGCCCAGCTCACTGAAGACCTCACCAG GTACTTCATGTGCCTCCAGCTCAGGAAGGACATTATGCAAGGTGTCCTTCCCTGTTCCTTTGTCACCTTGTCCCTGCTGGGTTCCTACACGGTCCAGTCAGAGCTGGGGGAATATGACCCAGAGGTTCATGGACCGGACTACGTTAAAGACCTGAGCCTGGCCCCGGGACAGAGCAAAGAGCTGGAAGAAAAAGTGATGGAGCTGCACCGCACTTACAG GTCAATGAGTCCGGCTCAAGCAGACATATTGTTTCTGGAAAATGCGAAGAAACTTGCGATGTACGGCGTAGACCTGCATCAGGCCAAG GATCTTGACAGTGTCGACATCATGCTGGGGGTTTGCTCGAGCGGTCTGATGGTTTACAAGGACAAGCTGAGGATCAACCGTTTCCCTTGGCCCAAAGTGCTCAAAATCTCTTACAAACGGAGCAGCTTTTTCATCAAAATCAGGCCGTCAGAG caGGAGCAATATGAGAGCACCATCGGCTTCAAACTGCCCAACTACAAAGCCTCGAAGAAGCTGTGGAAAGTTTGTGTCGAGCATCATACTTTCTTCAG GGTTCAGTCAGTGGAGCCTCCGTCGTCCCGTCGCTTCCTAGTATTGGGCTCAAAGTTCCGATACAGCGGTCGGACTCAAGCCCAGACCCGACAGGCGAGCTCCATGATCGACCGCCCAGCGCCTCGCTTCACGCGCTCTGCCAGCAAGAGGCTGTCCCGTAACCTGGATGGAG CTGGAGACGACACTCTCCAGTTTCTGGAACAGCTCTCAGCACCCATCAGGTGTGAGACTGATGATTGGTTATTAATGATGACGCCTGATAAATCTCAGCCCTCCCCTGGACTCCCAG CCAAAGGGGAGTCGGAGCAGACTTTCACTCAGTCCTGGGAAGAAGGAGAGTCCTCTCGCTCAGTCACAGTAACCTGGCAGGGCACTGAGACCCAGTCAGTCAGTGGGCCGGGTCAGTCAG TCAAACCCAGCTTGGTAAGATCCCCCTCTTTGGCTCGGCTGTTGCAACCCGCAGTGACGCAGCAAGATGATTGGTTCCAGTACTTGGACCGGTTCTTCAGCTTCCCTGAGCGCGCTGAAAAGCCTCCAT TCTCCACCGAAGGCCAATCCCAGCTCGATGTGCAGACGCAGGTTAAATCTGTGACCAAACGGGAAATGTCCACTAAGAAAGTTGTTGAGTGGCTGCAGGAATCAGTGACCTTGGCAGACTCTCTGCAAGAGGCTGAGGTGTTGGAAGGGAAGCTGAGGGAAGTGAGGGACTTGGAGGAAAGGCTGCAGGACATAGATGAGAAGGCAGAGCGAGTTCAGAAGATAATAGAGTATGAACTGGGTCAGGAAGAGGTCGACAGGTTGAGAGCTGAAGAGGCtttggagctggagctggagcagcagcGAATCCAAGGTGGAACAAAGGTAGTAGTGAAGAGATCCGTGAGGAGGATGGAGACTGAAGAGGGTGAGGTGGACGCACTGGAAGACCAGATAAAGCAGGTGTTTTTCAAAGGTCTGCTGcctgaagaggaagaaggaTTTGAGATGATTGAAATGAATCAGTTAGATGACAGCTCGAGAGACAAACTACGGCAGATGGAGAAGGAGTGGCAGGAGGAAGTGCGGGAGAAATTTGCCTCTCCAGACGCTGCAGGTGCCACTTCTGTAGTAGCATATCAGAAGACGGTGCGCACGGCTGATAAGCGGGTGATTATTGTAGGGGAGCGAGGTCAGGCTGGAGCTCAGGTGGAAGATGAGGACAGTTGGTTCAGGCTCTTCGATTCTCCTTTTGCAGCGTTCAAACCGTCAG TTGATTCTGAAGAGAGCAGCTCAACACATGTGGGGAAACCCGAGCTTATAGTGGAGGATCGGCCAAAACGAGAAGAAGAACTCATAAAAAGGGTGGAtgactggtttgttttgttggacGTTCCTCCTGGAAAAACGTATTACATACCACCAG TTACGTTGAAGGAAAGAACCCAGGTGGATGCTGGACGTTTTGTCTCTGTGGTTGGAGTTGAGCAGGAGGAAAACGTTCTAGTTGAAGAGAGGAAAGTAACACGAAGAAGTCTGGAACAGCAGTCAGTGGCAGAGAGAGTTGATGACTGGTTTGAGTTGTCGGACGTTCCTCCTCGAGAAACAACAGACGTTTCAGCAG ttgCTGAAGTGAGTGTAGCAGAAGGGGTCTCTCTGGTTGAAGAAAAAGCTTTTGACCAGAGGGAAAAACGAGTAGTTTTTGTAGAGGAGTTTGGAAAAGAACTAATGGCACGTGAGACAAAAGATGACCGATTGGCGTTGCTTCCTGTTAAAGAATCCTCCCTTGTGTCCCAAG tTTCTATGACTGGGGATGTTCAAGCTTATCGCGAGGAAAGTAGAACAATTGTGTCTGAGTCAGTAGAGTCGAGCAGGAAAGATGTAGTTACGGAGATTGTGATGCAGGCGGAGGACAAGAAGCTCCCAGAGCAGAGAATATTAGAACGAATACACGGCAGAGACGATGGCGAttggtttctgctgtttgacGTAGTTTCCAAAGAGGAGTCTTACGTGCCTCCAG tttctgcacCGCTGCTAAGAAAAGTCTATCCAGATGTTCCAGCTGAGGCAGAAAGAGCAGGCCAGAAGTTGCGTCAGACTGCTTTTGACCAGATTAGGCCTCGGCTTTTCCAGCCACTGCCAGAGAAAGATGACGactggtttgttgtgtttgatgctGGCCGTGAAAAGGCCGTTATCTCCCCAGCAGGTAGAAAACTGACTTCTGTTCGCAGCCCATTTCTTGTTTACGGCGGATGTGCCAGTGTCACTCAGCGTCTTTCGCACTTCATTTGTACCCCAGCTGAGATTATTCAGGATGTGAAGAGGAGGATTGAGCGCGAGGTGACAACCACGGAGACTAGAGCGCACAAGGAGACGATAATTGATGTTGGCGGCAGGCAAGACGCggcttgtttttctgaaattagACTGAGCCAGATTGAGACGCTGGTAAGCAGGGAAGGAGAAGACGATTGGTTTGAGCTGCTGGACTTCGCACGAGAAAAACCCGCAGCCACGCCACCAG ctgctgtggttcagCGCGCTGTTCGCGTAGCAGCACAGGCTGAACCAAAACCAAAGGTTGTCACGGAAGACGTGAGACCACGAGTGACGTTTGTTAACCCACCGCTGTCCAGAAAAGTGGATGATGATTGGTTTGAGCTGCTGGATGGTGCAGCTGAAGTATCAG CGGCTGCGGAGGAACGTATTCGCTTTGGTCCCGAAgtgagagcagctgaaaggctgGCGGTCACAGAGCAGAGAGTACAGAAGAGAATTACTATAGTGGAAGAAACGTGGCAGAAGAAGGAAGCGGTGCAGACACCTCCGGCGCTGACAGCAGAGGAAGATGATTGGTTTGTTCTTCTGGATCGGGCCCCTGAGAAGTCAG TCGCTGCCCCTGAACGCATGCGGCTCCCAGCAGAGGTCAGACTTCCAACTGCTGGGGCCAGAACAAGGACGGACATTTCTGAAAGGAAACCAAAGTTTGAGAGGCGGATCCTGGAGGAAAGGCTCCCACGTGTCAGTGATGATTGGTTTGTTCTGCTTGATGGTGACCTCAAAGAGtcag TTGTGAGCTCGCAGAGGGGCGCGCGTCCGGTAAGCGCTCCGGTCTTCTCCCACGCTGCTCTGGCAGAGGCAGGAATCCCCATGTCCCCCCTGGACCAGCCTCAGACCTCCACTCCTATTAAAACCAGCTGccaggaggacaggaagctggAGGTCACCGTGGAAGCTGCGGAGCCGTCAAAAATTGAGGGCGTATCCGAGGTCAAG TCAGTAGTGTGGAGGGAGCAGAGAGAAGTACAATCTTCACTCATCTCCACCATCAATGGTGACATTCAG CACGAGTCTGAGTTTGAGAAGACGGGCTTGGAGGGCGTGCTAATGCGACAG AAAAGAGCTAAGAAATATGAGGGTGACACAATTTATATCAGACATAGTCTGTTAATGCTGGAG GACTTCGATAAgcctcaggaggagctgctcAGGCACCACGCCAGCATCAGCGAGCTGAAGAGGAACTTCATGGAGTCCGTCCCCGAGTCGAGGCCGAGCGAGTGGGACAAGCGTCTGTCCACTCACTCTCCGTTCCGCACGCTGGGCATCAACGGTCAACCTCTACCCAGTGCAGACGGG agCGTGTGCGTTAGTTCCTTTTGCAAACCTTCAGAGACAAACGCTTCTCACGAGGAACCCATCAGTACTCTGGGCTTTTCAGACCCGCCGAGCCCCACTGCGAGCCACGGGAGTGAGCCTGATAGCACCGAAGCTCTCCGCCTTCCcgttgatgaggaggaggagtggtGCAATCATGAGGAGGTTGTAGTTTTCGAGCCGCTCTCGGTGCCAGTCGTAGAGGTGGAAATGGCCCAACTGGCTCCTCCTTCCTTCGAGGCCTCCTGGACAGCTTTAGACGAGGTCCTGGAGGAGGAAGGGCCGCGCCCCGGAGCGTCGGAGTGCTCCGGGAGAATGCCCGGATCTTCCCCGGCTTCCTATTTCTGGAGCGACGGTCCGCAGGTCATACGCTGCTTCCAG CCCCCTTTGGTGCAGACCCAGACTGTTACCATCACGGCTGTTTCCAACTCCCTGTCCAGTGACATCTCCACCACAGAGGTCCCCATCGTCCCGACCAAGACCGTCACCTATGAGTCTTCAAAG gtGACAGATGAAGGAACAGACGAGGACAAAGACAGCGCAACGTTTTCCAGTTCTCAGACCATTTCCTCAGAGACGACCAGCGGCGGCGCCACcgtcaccaccaccaccactcaGATCTCCAAG GTAGTGAAAAGTGGATCCACAGAGACCCGTGTGGAGAAGAGGATCGTCATATCCACCGATGCCGACGAAGATGAG GAGAAGCACGGCGGAGCGTCGGCGCTGTAA